Genomic segment of Dunckerocampus dactyliophorus isolate RoL2022-P2 chromosome 13, RoL_Ddac_1.1, whole genome shotgun sequence:
caaaaagtcacagatattacacttcTTCATGTCTTCTGAAcgccatgtatttgtattttcgttcatttaaccatttttatgcttcaaaaggctttatttaggccaagaatacttgaaatttgctttttttaaaaactaataatagcccATATTCGACCACGAAACAGggctcatttattaattcaaacatttttgaaaagccatgATAGAGTGATGTAACGAGGGACAACCGAACTTGAATAAtttattgtggaaaaaaaaccttgacGTTAGACAGCAACGATATAATATCGTCAGGCTTGACATCATAGTTGaaggtgctgtccctcttcAGCTCCAAAGTacatctttttaaataaaaacaccaccaccggctagcatatgttaccagtaGTGGTTTAAAGGAAGAGATTGAACAAACAAATGtctatttgtcacaattcaaaTTTAAACTTTGTAAAATAACTCAATTGTTTTGCGGCTCGAATAAGATGTCTCGCGTTCAAGGCTTTCATTCGCCACTGTCTGGTATTCACATACTTGCGTTTAGCacgtgcacatactgtacacaaacaGTCACAGAGAAGCCACCGACAATTTCGAGTCAATGTGTTGCTATGATAAGCTATACATTTTAATgaaacataactaatgcgcgtgcatgtgtgttacaTGGGGTATAGCTTTCAATGgcagagcaggaagagggcgggggTGTACCACTGGAGTGTTAGCGCCCCCGTGCAGTACCTAGGCAGGCAGTACCTTTTTAAAGAACAAGACATGGTAGATATAGTAAGGCCCAGCATACCCAGTTTCATTAAAGCATTGATTGgatttaaaagtcataatgttcaTATAAACTGTATTGTTTTGCCCTGTTAGGTGTGGAACCCAACAAAGATTACCCCACTCTATACCGTTACTTTGTGGAGGTTTGGATTTATCTCGGGTTGGCCTGGCTTTCCTTGTTCTTCAACTGGAAAGTGCGAATGGTGATCGAAGCCCACAAAGCGCTGAAGAAACGACGCAAGCTCCGCAAACTATCTCTAGATGAGCTGCGGCACTACAAAGAGTCTCACAAAGCTGCACTTCACATGCCGCCCACTCCCAAGGATGTCAACATCTTCAGCTTCCTGTCTAAGAAGCAAGAAGGCTACAATGACCTCATCAAGCAGATTGGCACGAAAAGCGATGAGCGAGACAACGGCAGCGCGGGGAAGGTCATCAGCAGTACCAAAGACAAGTCTCGGTCCAAGAGCTGCAATGATACTCCCATGTTTAATGGCCACACTATTCTCAGTTTAGAGCGTTCACCACGGCACAAGAGACGATACAGCTTCAGTGACCGTGTCACTGTTGCTTTCTCAAAGTCGAAGAACTACCTCCTGGGCTCTGACAACGGTTTGCTGCTAACAGAGGATCATGTTGACAGGGACGCCGAACTTGACCAAAGCCAAATATATGAGAACCAGCTTGACAAAGATGTGGACCTGGAGAATCCAGGATTGGGAGATTGTGGAAGAAGTGGTCGAAGGACGTGGGATTCTAAAGACTACCATCCCCTTATGTTCCAAAATGCAAACATTACCTTCATTGATGAGGAAAACTTTCTTAGTAATAAtctggaggaggacgaggatgaTGATTCCAAAGCAAAACTGTCGATAACAACTTGTGATGAAAACATTGAAACCAACTCCAAGGAGGAAGAGTGTTCAGTGTCGGACGACTCTGTTTTTAGCAGTGATGTTTCTGAACACAGCCACTCTTATGAGAAGCTTGTAGAGGAATATGCAAAGGAAGACAATACAGAACCTTGAAAGAAGTCAAAACGGACTCCCTTATTAACTGTGACGGTGTTGAAGTTTTTCTAATGTGAAGTCTTCGAAAAACTGGACAGCCCATTGCACTTTGGGGtaggaaaaggaaaaaaggcCTAGCAGAATgattgtttcctttcttttgtgACAAATGAAAATCTATCGTTTGAGCTAGTGGTGCTTCCTGGAATCATGTTTTCTTACCACCTCACTTCCTATGAACTCAATGTTTCATTATCAGCTCTATTTATGTCCTTTGTAGAGATGTTTTCCAAATACCTAAATCATGATGAAATTGATGATTTCCTATTCTTTTCTGTGCGTAGTCTAATCTGGGATCATATGTATGTTGAAACATATTAGCTTTCACACACACCATATTGGTGTTACAATATTTAAGAAGATGGGCATGGTAGTCTTCAGTAGCTGGTGTGGGTTTATGTGTCTCTCATTGCACAATTCCACCCAATGAGGACAGAGCAAAGTCCATTCCAGTGCagattgttgttattttttaacctGTACCAAACATTTGTCCTTAGggcaacctttttttcccctttggtTCCTCAGTCCTTGATGAATAGCTGTCTATTCGGAGATTGCTTTCTGTTTTGACTATACACAACGAACAAGCGGCTCCCCTAAGGTCAGCAAGTCTACACTAGTGACTTATAAAGACCTACAGTCAGCCCGAGGTACAAtgttaaaggagaaaaaacacGTGAGCAGGAAAGCATTGCTGGTTAATGGaaattagtgatgtgcgataccactgatttcgtttccCATACCgaataaaattcaggctggtatcagcgatactgatgtgataccgatactttgtgcaaattcacctaatgtgtctggtaaaatatgaaaagtgtgtgtatttcataccataccataaagaatacaagatatTTACgtcatttatttaataaataaattaatttaaatgatgaattaaaataaattcataatgtaataattgaagttacttattttaaaccctgcagGGCTGCAGGGTGATTTACAATGTAGCCAAgcaaatatacaacaacagaaaaaacaggacaaaatcatatcaaATATGTGAAAAGGGTGttgtaaacacaaaaaaacaaataaataaaataataaaaccattcaaataaatgattaattactaAGAACTACATAAGAAGGAAGAATGTATTCACAATTCACGCATGGCTCTGTCATCAGTCATGGCTTCAACAGACAaagtttcagacaaacatggcCTCAAATGAcagaagtatcaaaagtatctaTGTTTGCTTTGAGCATCGATTTTAGAGCGTGAACGTGTGGTATCGGGAGTATCATTATTTCACACATCACTAATGGAAATATCCACCTGAGGAGACAACAGAATGTGATATTAAAAGTTAGTcactttatttgtttagtaTGTTATGTTGCTGACACCATCAAGTGGAACTTTTTGGGCCCTTTTAATGTGGCAAAATGATTTGACATTTCACGaagatatttttacttttttctctccagCCCCAATTCATTGCATTGTGTTTATCGTGTAAATATTGGCGGAAAGCCCATCAGGAGCCACAAACACACCTCTCTCGAGGGCACGGCCTTGCTACTTGTTTGCCTTTGGGGGCTCACATTGACACAAATGACTGTAGTACTGCAAATGACAGCCAGCAAGGTTAACATGCAGCAGATCAATGCTCTCGTGACGTGTGTGTATCAGCCCTGAGCCAAAGTCAGCAGAAATACTCCTCTCTGTTCACGTAAATCGAAACTGTTGAGTGGAGCAGTTAAAACTCCTGTCAACGGCCTTTACTTGCTCACCTACTGCCTTTTGCACTCGCTAACATGCGCACACACCTTGAAAAACTTGAAACAGTGTTACTATGAATAGGAAAATACCTGCGATCGCAGTGCCACACAGGGTTTGTTGTCGATTTTGAAGTCTCAagttatttcaagttaatgTATGATAAATATTGGGTaatgtttgaagtttttgtGGCACATGGATCACCTTCTGCCTTTTACTGCCTTAAATTTACTGCATCGTTGAAGAAACAATGTACAGCACAGTTTCGCATTGTAGTAATTCACTCAAATTGTGAAATGTTTCACACAAGGTCTTTTTATATGtacgtttttttccctcaacaTTTCTGGGTAGCATTTTATGTGCATTTGTCCTTTTCATAATTATGGTGGATGTTTAGTGCAGCGTTGTCATGCAGTCCAAGTACATGTCCTGACATTATTTACGGTACTTCTTTCAGGTTAAACCCATCGGTCTACATTTTCCATCGTGTAAGAACTCCACTATGGCCATGTATTAACTTTTTTATGATTAAGTTATTGCTTGCAAATGTTTGTATATGAATACCAAACGATACTGTATACTTCATGtaaaataaacattgaaacttgGCTTGATGATTATACTTCTTGTACTTCTTGCTACTTATgcaaacatttttgttctgTAACAAAGACTAATGTCTTTTCAGAGGCCCCGTAGGCTCCTGCCATCTCTTTcctgtgttttgctgtgcaaCAAATTTTTGCAGTGGATCCCCTTCTGCAGGCAACAACATTCTTCACAATGAGCGGTCTGTAATTTTATCACGACAGATTTATTGTTCGGCTCTTTGACGCCTTTTCAAGCATACGTAATTAGATATTTAggttgaagatggatggaatcaAATCCCAAAACAATGAAATGACTGTATTCAGTCTGAAAGGATGCAACACCTCGTGGTAAATTCCATGGtcatttttgtttcataatCCAACTACAGTCACAGTTAACAATCAAGTATTCAGATACTATACTAcaggacagtaatccctcgtttattgcggttaattaaAACTTCTttatatatggaatattttcacagtgaatgtttacaaccttctaaatacaggttttgacATTAATTAGAAGCCACTTGAAAAGAAATAACAGCCATGTGTTACATAATATAAATTACATAATGTAgtagatatacagtaaataaaacttgtgcccatctgtgttgcaataaatgtactcctgtagacaggaagtgatgttgagggttcagagctggattacagccacaacagtaggtcgtgttattattctgattagtattatgttgttattgtgcctgttgggacataattcaaacctgcaataaaagttgtTGTTGCGGCAATCAAGTATAGTGTTTGTATGTATCGCCTATTGACActgagtgaccagtgtagaatattgtATATTGAATGTGTCCTCTTGATGCCTTGCATTTGTATTCtagtttgtttagccatttttatccttgaaaatgcttaatttaggcgaaaaatacataacatttgcttaaatttgcATACAAAAAAGTAAGAGTGACGCCTTTGCCTACATAAATGTTCCATGCTGAGGCTTCATGATGGTTGAAAATGTGCTGAACCATGTGGAAAACAGTCTCCTGTTGATGTGGGATTCCATGCACAACACAATCTGTTTACATCTTCAAGGTCCTTGCCTTATAAATACAGGTTGTACAGGTGACTGAGTACAGAAAGTCATCTGTAGTTATAAGATGTTGAGCATTAGCGAGCAATTGAACGAGGTCCTGGAGATGTTATACGTAGTACCTTTTCAGCTGACTACACCTCCACCTGAGCCGCACTTCCAGCTTGTGATGCTTGAATAAGGAAGTCATGGGTCACCATGGTGTGATGAGTGTAGCACAGAGTCAAACAAGATGCCACTGATGGCTTATAATGCTTGTAATTAGCTCAtgtttttaaagggatagtttggattttttgacacgaagttgtatgacacccctaTCAGCAggggactatatcaacagtgacttacccaccCATTTGGTcctgcgagtccagttctggtcagatttccgcgacgaggaacatagttctgcttagttgcgaCGGTGCGCATGGAcacggcaggagacaaatataacaccaagcGATTTgtaaggtctgatttttttgagcaggcatttttatgatgcaaatgtattattacttttgaacgcatattgttttgagaagcgaAACCCtctacttaaatgacccagcaactaagcagaagtacgttcctcatcacgggAATCCAACCAAAGTAGCAGGCCTTTAGAAACTGTTATTCTGGTGTATAGgctgcaccggtgtataagccacacctaCTAAATTTAgatgaaaaaacagatttgtacatatataagccacaccggactatatgacgcacatgtccacgtcataaaattgcatattgtggcgtgcacgagtccgtgaggaccaggcagctgtttgtttgacaggagccaatcacaaactatgaaaaaactcacgacaagcttgtcaacccgttggaaatagcagaaggtcattattcaatataacagcctgacatcattgcagtgccccggcaggcaccaatAAATGTATTGCTCAGTCGCAATGCATtacgggaaaactttaaaagagttgttttttacttcaatttaaaaacaaattggtacatgtttgtatatttctccgGTATACTTTTTGAGTattaagctgctgtgtgatgagtttagcacAGTACAGCACGGTATTAAAACAATtcgtagtagttctgaagtaaacgAGATGTCAccagattagaatttagccataaattagctgcactgcTGTATAAGATGCAGGGTTCAAGGTTGAAAAACGTAgcagtttatacaccggaaattacggtacatgCATTTCAAGTTATTCATTTTTGGCGCAGATGGTTTGATCTGAAAAtagtttttacattatttcctactgGAAAAATGCTTGAAAATATGAACAAGTTGCAggattgtgtttgaccttaGATGTTACTTGAGGAACTGGATCAATTACTGCGCTTGGGAACATCTTCTTTGAACATTATTTGCCTTCAAGGGTGAACAGCGTCTCAATCTGAGCTAAAACTATAAAGGACAAATGAAAGCcctcattttcaaaataattccaTTCAGGGAGACAATGTGTGAACCACTAGTGTTTGAGATCTGACTTCCTTCTGTGATTGTCAAAGTGACAATTCCGAACCAATCTTGCCTGCTGTTTAGTTCTAAGATGGCGGCAACAGTAAGCACTTGTTTCATGGTTTTAGCCTCATGCTCATTTATCAATGGTCGCAGGTACGTGAAGAGAAGAAAGTCTTGTGCCTTTGGTTTCACACCATTTAAACTTTACCATAATGAAAGCACTGATGATTTTCTATAGCTGGGAAATTTGAAGGCCAACATGAGATCAGATGTGGATAAGAGATCAAGAGACCCTCAGGAAAGTGTGCCGATTTTGTACTTTACATATACCCaactgttccatttttgaacaACGAAAGCGTTATGCCAGTCTTTAATAAGAATATGTATTTGCTGTTGATCACCgagcaacagaaaaaaacattatatttgTCAGGGCCGTTTTTTGTTTGGATCCATACTAGGTCTTACAGATGTTGTTGTGTGGTTCGAAAtgcaaaatatatcattttaaaaagccTGCACGGTGGAAGACctcggttcgaatctccgcttggg
This window contains:
- the kcnk5a gene encoding potassium channel subfamily K member 5a, whose translation is MVDKGPLLTSAVIFYLSIGAAIFQVLEEPNWKLAAKQYKLQKEKILKDYPCLTKDDLDKILQIVSDAAGQGVTITGNKTFNNWNWPNAVIFAATVITTIGYGNIAPKTSTGRVFCIFYGLFGVPLCLTWISELGKFFGGRAKHFGQYLTKKGFSLRKAQFTCTAIFLLWGVLIHLVLPPFVFMSQEGWTYVEGLYFSFVTLTTIGFGDLVAGVEPNKDYPTLYRYFVEVWIYLGLAWLSLFFNWKVRMVIEAHKALKKRRKLRKLSLDELRHYKESHKAALHMPPTPKDVNIFSFLSKKQEGYNDLIKQIGTKSDERDNGSAGKVISSTKDKSRSKSCNDTPMFNGHTILSLERSPRHKRRYSFSDRVTVAFSKSKNYLLGSDNGLLLTEDHVDRDAELDQSQIYENQLDKDVDLENPGLGDCGRSGRRTWDSKDYHPLMFQNANITFIDEENFLSNNLEEDEDDDSKAKLSITTCDENIETNSKEEECSVSDDSVFSSDVSEHSHSYEKLVEEYAKEDNTEP